The genomic interval CCGTCTAAACGAAAAGAAAGTTGTTTAACTTCCCGAGAAGTAAATTGATATTGATTATTGACCGTAGCAGGTAAACCTATCAACTCAAAAAAGGTTTCAGTCAAGGTTAAAAAGATATTATAAAAGAGACTATCGGTTTTCATTGCTAGATGATTTTTCCCACCTCAAGTGGGATTAGTTATTTCGGCTCGTTCGGCATTTATAGGGAAAGAGGTAATATGGTACATTGGTTTATCAAAAAAAATGGTGTTAAAACCCCATCCTGAACAGACGGCTTTGTGGTAAGATTGGTCTGTAGCGTAAACGGCTATCTACTGAGAGTACCTCAAATTTCGAGTTTAATCATAATTAATTAACCTTCGCCATGAAAACACCAATAACCTCTACTAGTAATCTAGTTCTCCGCCAAGAAATTCTTGGCGCTCGTCGTTTTAGTAACTATTTTTGGGCAACAATTACTACTATGGGAGGAGTAGGTTTTCTTTTGGCTGGATTATCTAGCTACTTTCAGAAAAATTTACTCATAGTCAGCGATACCACTGGGTTACAATTTATTCCCCAAGGTATCGCCTTATCATTTTACGGCGTTGCAGGCTCTCTGTTAGCTACCTATATCTGGTTAACGATTTTCTGGAATATTGGTGGTGGTTACAACGAATTTAATCGTGAAACGAATCAAGTAACTATTTTTCGCTGGGGTTTTCCTGGCAAAAATCGTCGCATTGAGTTTACTTGTTCCTTAGATGAAGTACAAGCAATTAAAGCAGAAATCAAAGAAGGGCT from Gloeocapsa sp. DLM2.Bin57 carries:
- a CDS encoding photosystem I assembly protein Ycf4, whose product is MKTPITSTSNLVLRQEILGARRFSNYFWATITTMGGVGFLLAGLSSYFQKNLLIVSDTTGLQFIPQGIALSFYGVAGSLLATYIWLTIFWNIGGGYNEFNRETNQVTIFRWGFPGKNRRIEFTCSLDEVQAIKAEIKEGLNPKRALYLCTKQRRNIPLTRVGEPIPISDLENQGAELARFLTVPLEGLV